The proteins below come from a single Orcinus orca chromosome 6, mOrcOrc1.1, whole genome shotgun sequence genomic window:
- the LOC101269792 gene encoding Fanconi anemia core complex-associated protein 24-like: protein MEGNTPDGTGPMHVPFGHIVANVKWRGSQLAQGMQGKIKLVFEDGLTPVDFYLSSRSCILYIIEADLVAGNGYRKRLVRVRNSSKLQGIVVVEKTHMSEQYFPAVQKFTVLDLGMVLLPVASQMEASCLIIQLVEEQTKEPSKNPLLRKKRALISEPALLRTVQQIPGVGKVKAPLLLQRFPSIQQLSNASIQELEPVVGQSVAKHIYAFFTQSR from the coding sequence ATGGAAGGGAACACCCCTGATGGCACAGGCCCCATGCACGTGCCGTTTGGGCACATTGTGGCCAATGTGAAATGGCGCGGGTCACAGCTGGCACAGGGAATGCAAGGAAAAATTAAACTCGTTTTTGAGGATGGCCTGACACCGGTAGATTTTTACTTGTCTAGCAGATCCTGCATTCTTTATATCATCGAAGCTGATTTGGTGGCAGGAAATGGCTACAGAAAGAGACTTGTTCGGGTTAGAAACTCCAGTAAACTTCAAGGGATTGTAGTAGTTGAGAAAACTCACATGAGTGAACAGTACTTTCCAGCCGTACAGAAATTTACTGTACTGGATCTGGGGATGGTGTTGCTTCCAGTGGCCAGCCAGATGGAAGCGTCCTGTCTCATTATCCAGTTGGTTGAAGAGCAAACCAAAGAGCCCAGTAAGAACCCTTTACTCAGGAAGAAACGAGCTCTGATCTCCGAGCCAGCCCTCCTTCGAACTGTGCAACAGATCCCAGGAGTCGGGAAAGTTAaagctcctctcctgctccagaGGTTTCCAAGTATCCAGCAACTAAGTAATGCTTCCATCCAAGAACTGGAGCCGGTGGTTGGACAGTCAGTGGCCAAGCACATTTATGCGTTCTTCACCCAGTCCAGGTGA